A single window of Vigna unguiculata cultivar IT97K-499-35 chromosome 1, ASM411807v1, whole genome shotgun sequence DNA harbors:
- the LOC114186384 gene encoding uncharacterized protein At3g27210-like isoform X1, whose amino-acid sequence MGSSSSVHRNQQPNMKHLTLPLESKAENLVIPSSPFKEKPKNGNFVTDDAAFKSQWSPSRSTTTFSVTDCGDDDGKDESFFDSKAWLDSDCEDDFYSVKGEFTPSRGSTPLHHIFLNKTPSSEPGSVPEPSPTTQKKKLLDLFRESVRENRSEDGENNFDSEMKEEKARSADEVPKSTHSTPYVSWFNNSVCSSERTMNGDHVSLREKTVKSVQGCLPSLASCRSFSERKRKTSLAIAANGKA is encoded by the exons ATGGGTTCGTCCTCTTCTGTCCACCGAAACCAGCAACCCAACATGAAGCACCTCACGCTCCCTTTGGAGTCCAAAGCTGAAAACCTCGTGATTCCTTCATCACCCTTCAAAGAAAAACCCAAAAACGGAAACTTTGTGACTGATGATGCAGCGTTTAAGTCTCAGTGGTCACCCTCTCGGTCAACCACCACCTTCTCAGTCACGGACTGTGGGGATGATG ATGGAAAGGATGAATCATTTTTTGACTCAAAAGCCTGGCTGGACTCAGACTGTGAAGATGATTTCTACAGTGTCAAGGGTG AGTTTACTCCATCTCGTGGCAGCACTCCATTGCACCACATTTTTCTCAACAAAACCCCTTCTTCTGAGCCTGGTTCTGTTCCTGAACCATCCCCAACAACACAGAAGAAAAAGTTGTTGGATCTCTTCCGCGAAAGTGTGAGAGAAAATCGAAGTGAAGATGGTGAGAACAATTTTGACAGTGAAATGAAAGAAGAGAAAGCAAGAAGTGCAGATGAAGTTCCGAAATCTACACACAGCACTCCGTATGTGTCATGGTTCAACAACTCTGTATGTAGCAGTGAAAGAACAATGAATGGTGATCATGTATCCCTCAGAGAAAAAACTGTTAAATCTGTGCAGGGGTGCCTTCCAAGCTTGGCTTCATGCCGTAGCTTCAGTGAGAGGAAGAGAAAGACAAGTCTTGCAATTGCAGCTAATGGAAAAGCTTAG
- the LOC114186384 gene encoding uncharacterized protein At3g27210-like isoform X2 has protein sequence MMICLLLDNNKNATMDFWHVYAVYGIFLPLYGLTGDGKDESFFDSKAWLDSDCEDDFYSVKGEFTPSRGSTPLHHIFLNKTPSSEPGSVPEPSPTTQKKKLLDLFRESVRENRSEDGENNFDSEMKEEKARSADEVPKSTHSTPYVSWFNNSVCSSERTMNGDHVSLREKTVKSVQGCLPSLASCRSFSERKRKTSLAIAANGKA, from the exons ATGATGATTTGTTTGTTGTTGGATAATAATAAGAATGCTACGATGGATTTTTGGCATGTGTACGCAGTCTATGGAATCTTTTTACCTTTATATGGTCTCACTGGAG ATGGAAAGGATGAATCATTTTTTGACTCAAAAGCCTGGCTGGACTCAGACTGTGAAGATGATTTCTACAGTGTCAAGGGTG AGTTTACTCCATCTCGTGGCAGCACTCCATTGCACCACATTTTTCTCAACAAAACCCCTTCTTCTGAGCCTGGTTCTGTTCCTGAACCATCCCCAACAACACAGAAGAAAAAGTTGTTGGATCTCTTCCGCGAAAGTGTGAGAGAAAATCGAAGTGAAGATGGTGAGAACAATTTTGACAGTGAAATGAAAGAAGAGAAAGCAAGAAGTGCAGATGAAGTTCCGAAATCTACACACAGCACTCCGTATGTGTCATGGTTCAACAACTCTGTATGTAGCAGTGAAAGAACAATGAATGGTGATCATGTATCCCTCAGAGAAAAAACTGTTAAATCTGTGCAGGGGTGCCTTCCAAGCTTGGCTTCATGCCGTAGCTTCAGTGAGAGGAAGAGAAAGACAAGTCTTGCAATTGCAGCTAATGGAAAAGCTTAG